A single window of Selenomonas sputigena DNA harbors:
- a CDS encoding DUF4234 domain-containing protein — MQIQKRDIALSIVLTVITCGIYGLYWMYKLTNEIHALSGKPRTVDGGTAVLYTILTCSLYFYYWLYKIGGELVELRRENGLPPDSVSNKTYTIVTIIMTVIYIVFTMLEYTFQFILSAATEAAPMHHDSAEDAMAIGIVILAFIIGLLVTAIVQAILSGIVLWAVYKRKDDSPTLVYLLMAILRTYNFTMAFLQASLNDFLQQKNCGAPSEPIFSADAPRVSLQKPHA; from the coding sequence ATGCAGATACAGAAGCGCGACATCGCGCTCTCCATCGTCCTGACCGTCATTACCTGCGGCATCTACGGACTTTACTGGATGTACAAGCTGACGAACGAGATCCACGCCCTCTCGGGCAAGCCGCGCACGGTGGATGGCGGCACGGCCGTACTCTATACGATCCTCACCTGCTCTCTTTACTTCTACTACTGGCTCTACAAGATCGGCGGCGAACTCGTCGAACTGCGCCGCGAAAACGGCCTGCCTCCCGACTCCGTGAGCAACAAGACGTATACGATCGTCACCATTATCATGACAGTCATCTACATCGTCTTCACGATGCTCGAATACACCTTCCAATTCATTCTCAGCGCCGCTACGGAAGCCGCCCCGATGCATCACGATTCTGCCGAGGACGCCATGGCCATCGGCATTGTCATCCTGGCGTTCATCATCGGGCTTCTCGTCACCGCCATCGTTCAGGCCATCCTTTCCGGCATCGTCCTCTGGGCAGTCTACAAGCGCAAGGACGACAGTCCGACGCTCGTCTACCTGCTCATGGCGATTCTGCGCACCTACAATTTCACCATGGCATTCCTGCAAGCCTCTCTCAACGACTTTCTGCAGCAAAAGAACTGCGGCGCACCGTCCGAACCCATCTTTTCGGCAGATGCACCGCGCGTATCTCTGCAAAAGCCGCACGCCTAG
- a CDS encoding DUF4234 domain-containing protein, whose protein sequence is MTKRSIPLAIVLSFITVGLYALYWVYTLTEDAHAAAGERTTASGGMVILFSFLTCGIYSFYWLYKMGETIVMAKQKRGMTADTNLPIIYLVLALFGFGIISYALMQSALNDIIDHDGGASQAF, encoded by the coding sequence ATGACAAAAAGAAGCATTCCCCTTGCCATCGTTCTTTCCTTCATTACCGTCGGTCTCTACGCCCTCTATTGGGTCTATACGCTCACCGAAGATGCGCACGCAGCAGCGGGCGAACGTACGACCGCTTCAGGCGGCATGGTCATCCTCTTCTCCTTCCTCACCTGCGGCATCTACAGCTTCTACTGGCTCTACAAGATGGGCGAGACCATCGTCATGGCGAAGCAGAAACGCGGCATGACGGCAGACACGAACCTCCCCATCATCTATCTCGTCCTCGCCCTCTTCGGCTTCGGCATCATCAGTTACGCCTTGATGCAGAGTGCGCTCAACGACATCATCGACCACGATGGCGGCGCATCGCAGGCCTTCTAA
- a CDS encoding DUF2752 domain-containing protein, with translation MNDTKREKPSAFGRFLFAAKTITGNAEGAARWLAAEQRTRAKVIFQRYALLLAVGVAYLIFCRTTGLSLPCPFHAMTGLDCPGCGITRLMLSLSEGDLAAAFHANEAIFILGPLLCIFLLRDDLHWILQGKRKEPPRPFVFFLLIVFAAFTIWRNFLR, from the coding sequence ATGAACGATACGAAAAGAGAGAAGCCGTCCGCTTTCGGGCGGTTTCTTTTTGCCGCAAAAACCATCACAGGCAATGCAGAAGGGGCAGCAAGATGGCTTGCTGCCGAGCAGCGAACACGCGCCAAGGTCATTTTCCAGCGCTACGCCCTACTCCTCGCCGTCGGCGTCGCCTATCTCATCTTCTGCCGCACGACGGGACTCAGTCTGCCATGCCCCTTCCACGCCATGACAGGACTCGATTGCCCCGGCTGCGGCATCACCCGTTTGATGCTCTCGCTCTCCGAAGGCGACCTCGCTGCCGCCTTCCATGCGAATGAAGCCATATTCATTCTAGGCCCGCTTCTGTGCATCTTTCTCCTGCGCGACGATCTCCATTGGATTCTGCAAGGCAAAAGAAAAGAGCCGCCTCGTCCCTTCGTTTTCTTCCTCCTCATCGTCTTCGCAGCTTTTACGATCTGGCGCAATTTCTTACGGTGA
- a CDS encoding flavodoxin family protein, giving the protein MNILFINGSPNRDGNTAALAARFLQGHTYETLNLTDYRINVYGQELPGDQFSEVLEKVRAADFIVIGSPLYWHNICGAVRNLLDRFYGPVEAGSLHGQIAFLFQGAAPEKWMLEAGEYTMRRFADLYGLTYLGMVTSVREADVLAAKIG; this is encoded by the coding sequence ATGAATATACTGTTTATCAACGGCAGTCCGAACAGAGACGGAAATACGGCAGCTCTTGCAGCGAGGTTTCTGCAAGGGCACACCTATGAGACGCTGAATCTTACGGACTATCGGATCAATGTTTATGGACAGGAGCTGCCAGGCGATCAATTCTCTGAGGTGCTTGAAAAAGTGCGGGCGGCGGATTTTATCGTCATCGGTTCGCCGCTTTATTGGCACAATATCTGTGGCGCTGTGCGCAATCTGCTGGATCGATTCTACGGTCCTGTCGAGGCGGGGAGTCTTCACGGGCAGATTGCCTTCCTTTTCCAAGGTGCAGCACCTGAGAAGTGGATGCTGGAGGCAGGCGAATATACAATGCGCCGTTTTGCTGATCTCTATGGATTGACGTATCTCGGCATGGTGACATCGGTACGCGAGGCAGACGTGCTTGCGGCGAAGATTGGCTAA
- a CDS encoding flavodoxin, with translation MRTLLTILMATMMMLLTACDGGNAQTGADTSAQKEPQTTSSARSDQRVLVAYFSRADENTGGVGYIEKGNTKILAEMIAERTHGDIFEIKTVKPYPKEYRPATEAAKQEKEEHARPEIVDELPDLSKYDVVFLGYPIWWSDMPMPVYTFLDRENFAGKIILPFCTHEGSGLSDTQRSIADVTKADVREGFALQGHIAQKSPEEARTALYEWMSKQGY, from the coding sequence ATGAGAACCTTATTGACGATCCTGATGGCGACGATGATGATGCTGCTGACAGCGTGTGACGGAGGCAATGCGCAAACGGGCGCAGATACTTCTGCACAGAAAGAACCACAGACGACATCATCTGCACGAAGCGATCAGCGCGTCCTTGTCGCATACTTCTCTCGCGCCGACGAAAACACAGGCGGTGTCGGCTACATCGAGAAGGGAAACACAAAGATTCTTGCAGAGATGATCGCCGAACGCACGCACGGTGACATCTTTGAAATCAAGACCGTCAAGCCGTATCCGAAGGAATACCGTCCCGCAACGGAAGCCGCCAAGCAAGAAAAGGAAGAACACGCCCGTCCTGAAATCGTCGACGAACTGCCAGATCTCAGCAAGTACGATGTCGTCTTCCTCGGTTATCCGATTTGGTGGAGCGACATGCCGATGCCTGTCTACACCTTCCTCGATCGGGAGAATTTCGCGGGCAAGATCATCCTGCCGTTCTGCACACATGAAGGGAGCGGGCTCTCTGATACGCAGCGGTCGATTGCGGACGTGACAAAGGCGGATGTCAGGGAGGGCTTTGCGCTCCAGGGACATATCGCGCAGAAGTCGCCCGAGGAGGCGCGGACGGCACTCTATGAATGGATGTCGAAACAAGGATATTAA
- a CDS encoding alpha/beta hydrolase → MRERSGDGMRLFVCGIIAAAAAMLCFGSCLSFAREAENIQTGTDAEEEMSVFSAESRVEDVARALLFAPYGRLLFPVQSGYMDGDTLGSLRLTWYSHISPARTVAVVNRLAADAAAGHRIFYPIYTEEEMRRDPAKRDTGLFFFRGRTGAPVAVVSAGGGFAYVGAMQDSFPHALVLSERGVNAFALIYRPRAQTACEDLSRAVAFLHEHAAELGVDMRGYSIWGGSAGARMAAWVGSHGTEAFGQRSYPRPAAVIMQYTDLSEVYGTEPPTYSCVGTADGIASWQTMQRRTQAIRRNGQAAEIEVFKGLPHGFGLGEGTAAEGWLNRAADFWIAQR, encoded by the coding sequence ATGAGGGAACGTAGTGGTGACGGTATGCGGCTTTTCGTCTGCGGCATCATCGCAGCAGCGGCGGCTATGCTGTGCTTCGGTAGCTGTTTATCCTTTGCGCGGGAGGCAGAAAACATACAGACCGGCACCGATGCAGAGGAGGAGATGAGCGTGTTTTCAGCAGAGTCCCGCGTGGAGGATGTGGCAAGGGCACTCCTGTTTGCACCGTACGGTCGGCTGCTCTTTCCCGTACAGAGCGGGTACATGGATGGCGATACGCTCGGCAGTCTGCGCCTGACATGGTATTCTCACATCTCGCCTGCGCGAACCGTGGCAGTTGTGAATCGGCTTGCGGCAGACGCAGCGGCGGGGCATCGGATTTTCTATCCGATCTACACAGAGGAGGAGATGCGGCGCGACCCCGCGAAGCGTGATACAGGGCTGTTTTTCTTTCGTGGGCGAACGGGAGCGCCTGTCGCCGTCGTGAGTGCGGGCGGCGGATTTGCCTATGTGGGGGCGATGCAGGACAGTTTTCCACATGCGCTCGTCCTCTCTGAGCGCGGAGTGAACGCCTTTGCACTGATCTATCGACCGCGTGCGCAGACGGCGTGCGAAGATCTTTCACGCGCGGTTGCCTTTCTCCACGAACATGCGGCAGAACTGGGCGTTGACATGCGTGGTTACTCCATCTGGGGCGGCTCGGCGGGAGCGCGTATGGCAGCGTGGGTCGGTTCGCATGGAACGGAGGCGTTTGGACAGCGTTCATATCCGCGTCCTGCCGCCGTCATTATGCAGTATACGGACTTGTCGGAGGTCTATGGTACAGAGCCGCCGACATACAGCTGTGTCGGGACGGCCGATGGCATTGCCTCATGGCAGACGATGCAGCGGCGTACACAGGCGATCCGCAGAAACGGACAGGCGGCAGAGATCGAAGTGTTTAAAGGTCTGCCGCATGGCTTCGGGCTTGGTGAGGGCACTGCTGCCGAAGGATGGCTGAACCGTGCCGCAGATTTTTGGATAGCACAAAGATAA
- a CDS encoding aldo/keto reductase yields MAVENVKLNNGVMMPLEGFGVFQIPDLAECERVTIEAIRQGYRLIDTAAAYQNEEAVGAAIAKSGVPREELFITTKLWVQDISYEAAGTAFERSLQKLGLDYLDLYLIHQPMGDFFGAWRRLEELHRAGKIRAIGVSNFYPAVLANFCETVEIKPMVNQVELHPFFQQEAALATMKEYGVVPQAWGPLAEGKHGIFTHPVLTKIGEKYGKTAAQVALRWNTQRGVSILPKSVRAERIAVNLDIWDFALNEAEMAEIAKLDLGHSEIVNHDDPAFVKWLHERRIHD; encoded by the coding sequence ATGGCAGTGGAAAATGTAAAACTCAATAATGGTGTAATGATGCCGCTTGAGGGCTTCGGCGTGTTCCAGATTCCCGACCTTGCAGAGTGTGAGCGCGTGACCATCGAGGCGATTCGGCAGGGCTACCGCCTGATCGACACGGCGGCAGCATATCAGAACGAGGAGGCGGTGGGTGCGGCGATTGCAAAGTCGGGTGTGCCGCGTGAGGAACTGTTCATCACAACGAAGCTCTGGGTGCAGGATATCTCCTATGAGGCGGCGGGTACGGCGTTTGAGCGTTCCCTGCAAAAACTCGGGTTGGACTATCTCGATCTCTACCTCATTCATCAGCCGATGGGGGATTTCTTCGGCGCGTGGCGGCGGCTCGAGGAGCTGCACCGCGCGGGGAAGATTCGGGCGATCGGCGTGTCGAACTTCTATCCTGCCGTGCTTGCGAACTTCTGTGAGACGGTGGAGATAAAGCCAATGGTGAATCAGGTGGAGCTGCATCCGTTCTTTCAGCAGGAGGCGGCACTCGCGACGATGAAGGAGTACGGTGTCGTGCCGCAGGCATGGGGACCGCTCGCCGAGGGCAAACACGGCATCTTTACGCATCCCGTACTGACGAAGATCGGGGAGAAGTACGGAAAGACGGCGGCGCAGGTGGCACTCCGCTGGAATACGCAGCGTGGCGTGTCGATCCTGCCGAAGTCCGTGCGTGCTGAGCGCATCGCGGTAAATCTCGATATCTGGGACTTTGCGCTGAACGAGGCGGAGATGGCAGAGATCGCAAAGCTCGACCTCGGGCACAGCGAGATCGTCAACCACGACGACCCTGCGTTTGTGAAATGGCTGCACGAGCGCAGGATTCACGATTGA
- a CDS encoding Asp23/Gls24 family envelope stress response protein — MAEDTAPLMTSNEGLGSIRVADEVVSVIAGLAAMDVDGVAGMSGGLIGGIAEMLGRRNFSKGVKVEVGEQEAAVDLSIVVTYGVDIRHVATDVQKNVRRAIESMTGLKVVETNVQVQGVVFPEEEKEEPAARVR; from the coding sequence AGATACAGCTCCGCTCATGACGAGCAACGAAGGACTCGGCTCGATCCGCGTCGCCGATGAGGTCGTCAGCGTCATCGCAGGACTCGCGGCGATGGACGTCGACGGCGTCGCAGGAATGAGCGGCGGTCTCATCGGCGGCATCGCCGAGATGCTTGGCCGCAGGAATTTCTCGAAGGGCGTCAAGGTCGAAGTCGGCGAGCAGGAAGCCGCTGTCGATCTCTCCATCGTCGTGACCTACGGCGTCGACATCCGCCACGTCGCAACCGACGTGCAGAAGAACGTGCGTCGCGCCATCGAGTCCATGACCGGCCTCAAGGTCGTCGAAACGAACGTACAGGTGCAGGGCGTCGTCTTCCCCGAAGAGGAGAAGGAAGAGCCTGCCGCACGCGTGCGCTGA